In Aspergillus fumigatus Af293 chromosome 2, whole genome shotgun sequence, a genomic segment contains:
- a CDS encoding putative RNA binding protein Jsn1: protein MLPVSRPEGHMNLNYIPTTQPMSGTSTGRSSPSDLSASTAVKSAFGPPNGLGNAGGSIGGARLGAGSPSHELGARLYSKRAREIQAEEGVSPSIWGPPTSGHSTPLRENIPESPSQEGFPDLIPTTAGSISGPARRARAGTVPSRFSPVGVLNEANLQQTFISQTSRPTPSTSPFRPPGVSGIDTGARAATTAGPSNTGTLSRLRAGSMPQRTNYLASSSPFGPSLFSTNWSSARDRATTLTSIRSSEGPASPSQSSFSRDGLADTDVKTLDYLGLAETPQQARANLVRPSVDVLLQQQEQQQASALPPLLAELAMMKNNNRFRSYSVNAKEKYADDEDLEYATRYSQIPSGTVTPSAAATAAQLAATQAQIHQHNLAVQAFANHASVNRPRARTAGVLEAPPQRSSIRNYLATPSRLENSFSAADLHIAETGEYDELSEAVQMMNLGGNGGQNLGLRASGEAADESNQDGPTRALWIGSIPVSTTVTSLEAIFGIYGKIESTRVLTHKNCGFVNFERLESAVQAKSLLNGKEIFPGAGPVRIGYAKVPGSPASGTPGPNGVQSSPTPDPNFKSGVSEGQDKSDAVGTSAPQIPALPDLQPEMIQIVKEFGATDDDTLNITAAIQRAIAYQAFEDEIPPIPEPSPTRMFDAPRLRDIRKRIDNGSCSIQEIEETAVAMLPEIAELSSDYLGNTVVQKLFEYCSEQTKEQMLVPIAPHFAEIGVHKNGTWAAQKIIDVAKTPAQMKMIVDALRPYTVPLFLDQYGNYVLQCCLRFGAPFNDFIFETMLSRMWEIAQGRFGARAMRACLESHHASKEQQRMLAAAIACHSVQLATNANGALLLTWFLDTCTFPRRRTVLAPRLVPHLVHLCTHKVAYLTVLKVINQRNEPEAREIVLRALFFSPGDEVLEKILSDQNSGATLIFKVLTTPFFDESMRSEVVKNVAKVLTKLKATPSQGYKRLMDEVGLSSRGGARDNHHGREQSGHSENKQHRPTSRQAQSTMDRHFNGQFAPSLLAQNMDNSRSVPEQQPGAAPFDPYSISAVNGMSPTGALSSLNGLAAMNGAGFVQDPLLPLTQQQLQYQAYLAAQSRGVSPAGLYPTLGNPSFGYPAGTPSLDSLRQSAPMPGTPTQLLNQQAFAPQQFSPVMGTPQIYQYPPQFYSQTPQAPGQSAGGRRGRR, encoded by the exons ATGCTACCCGTCTCTCGACCAGAGGGTCACATGAACCTCAATTATATCCCGACGACCCAACCGATGTCCGGGACTTCCACGGGGCGCAGTTCCCCTAGCGACTTGTCCGCATCTACCGCTGTCAAATCAGCGTTTGGACCTCCAAATGGTCTTGGAAATGCAGGGGGCTCAATTGGAGGCGCAAGGCTAGGGGCTGGATCCCCTTCTCACGAGCTTGGCGCTCGCTTATACTCGAAACG TGCGCGAGAAATCCAAGCGGAAGAAGGCGTTTCGCCGAGTATCTGGGGACCCCCTACTAGTGGCCACTCGACCCCATTGCGCGAAAATATTCCCGAGTCTCCTAGCCAGGAAGGGTTTCCTGACTTGATACCTACCACTGCCGGATCTATTAGTGGCCCCGCCAGACGAGCCAGGGCTGGCACAGTTCCTTCGCGTTTTTCGCCTGTTGGCGTTTTGAATGAGGCGAACCTTCAACAGACCTTCATATCTCAAACCTCTCGGCCTACACCATCCACGAGTCCCTTCCGTCCTCCCGGCGTTTCTGGCATCGACACAGGGGCAAGGGCAGCAACTACTGCCGGACCAAGCAACACTGGCACCCTCTCGCGTCTTCGAGCAGGTTCAATGCCGCAGAGGACAAATTACCTTGCGTCATCCAGTCCTTTCGGGCCTTCTTTGTTTTCTACGAACTGGTCGAGTGCGCGTGATCGAGCGACGACTCTGACGAGTATCCGGTCCTCGGAGGGGCCTGCATCACCCAGCCAATCCTCATTTTCGAGAGACGGCCTTGCGGATACCGATGTAAAGACGTTGGACTACTTGGGACTCGCAGAGACCCCCCAACAGGCACGAGCTAACCTTGTAAGACCATCTGTTGATGTTCTCTTGCAGCAAcaagagcagcaacaggcaTCTGCGTTGCCACCACTGCTAGCTGAACTGGCGATGATGAAAAATAATAACCGATTCCGGTCTTATTCTGTCAATGCTAAGGAGAAATACGCAGACGATGAGGATCTTGAGTATGCCACTCGCTATTCTCAAATTCCTTCTGGCACCGTCACCCCTTCTGCCGCAGCGACAGCCGCTCAACTCGCTGCCACGCAGGCCCAGATTCATCAACATAATCTTGCCGTGCAAGCATTCGCCAACCATGCTTCGGTAAACCGACCGCGAGCACGAACAGCTGGTGTGTTAGAAGCTCCTCCGCAGAGATCTTCAATTCGTAACTATCTGGCCACTCCGTCTCGCCTCGAAAACAGCTTCAGTGCCGCGGATCTTCATATCGCCGAAACCGGTGAATACGATGAGCTATCCGAAGCTGTGCAGATGATGAACCTCGGAGGTAATGGTGGTCAAAACCTGGGTCTTCGCGCGAGCGGAGAGGCTGCTGACGAAAGCAACCAAGATGGGCCCACACGAGCCTTATGGATTGGCAGTATTCCAGTCTCCACAACTGTCACCTCGCTCGAGGCGATCTTTGGCATATATGGCAAGATTGAGTCTACCCGTGTTTTGACGCACAAGAACTGCGGTTTTGTCAACTTTGAGCGCCTGGAGAGTGCCGTGCAAGCCAAATCATTGCTTAATGGCAAAGAGATCTTCCCAGGGGCAGGCCCCGTCCGGATTGGCTATGCCAAAGTCCCTGGCAGCCCTGCATCTGGCACCCCTGGGCCTAACGGCGTGCAGTCTTCCCCCACCCCTGACCCGAATTTCAAGTCTGGTGTTTCCGAAGGCCAGGACAAGTCTGACGCTGTGGGCACGTCTGCACCCCAAATTCCTGCTCTACCCGATCTTCAACCGGAAATGATCCAGATTGTCAAGGAGTTTGGCGCTACCGATGATGATACACTCAATATCACTGCTGCTATTCAGCGAGCCATCGCATATCAAGCTTTCGAAGACGAGATCCCTCCTATTCCTGAACCCAGCCCGACCAGAATGTTCGATGCTCCACGTCTTCGAGACATCCGCAAGAGGATAGACAACGGTTCTTGTTCAATTCAGGAGATTGAGGAAACTGCGGTCGCAATGCTTCCTGAGATCGCGGAACTGTCGTCCGATTATCTGGGCAACACTGTCGTTCAGAAACTCTTCGAGTATTGCTCAGAGCAGACTAAAGAACAGATGCTCGTTCCCATTGCACCCCATTTTGCTGAGATCGGTGTTCACAAGAATGGTACCTGGGCTGctcagaagatcatcgatgTCGCCAAGACCCCTGcacagatgaagatgattgTTGATGCTCTTCGTCCCTACACTGTGCCGCTTTTCCTTGACCAATACGGCAATTACGTCTTACAATGCTGCCTACGTTTTGGCGCTCCATTCAATGACTTCATTTTCGAGACCATGCTAAGCCGTATGTGGGAAATTGCTCAGGGACGGTTCGGCGCTCGAGCCATGCGAGCCTGTCTCGAGAGCCACCACGCCTCAAAAGAACAGCAACGGATGCTTGCGGCTGCCATCGCCTGTCATAGCGTACAGCTGGCGACAAATGCAAACGGCGCCCTGTTGCTAACTTGGTTTTTGGACACCTGCACATTCCCTCGTCGCCGTACCGTACTCGCCCCACGACTTGTTCCTCATCTGGTCCATTTGTGCACTCACAAGGTCGCTTACCTGACCGTGCTCAAAGTGATTAATCAGCGCAACGAGCCCGAGGCTCGCGAGATTGTTTTACGGGCGTTGTTCTTCAGCCCCGGGGACGAGgtcttggagaagatcttgagTGACCAGAATTCCGGGGCCACACTGATCTTCAAAGTCTTGACCACGCCTTTCTTCGACGAGTCAATGCGCTCAGAAGTCGTGAAGAATGTGGCAAAGGTTCTCACAAAATTGAAGGCAACTCCCAGCCAAGGCTACAAGCGGCTCATGGATGAGGTTGGACTATCTTCACGTGGAGGCGCTAGAGACAATCATCACGGGCGAGAACAATCAGGTCATTCtgagaacaagcagcatCGTCCTACTTCTAGGCAAGCACAATCGACCATGGATAGGCATTTTAACGGACAGTTCGCACCcagtcttcttgctcaaaACATGGACAACTCAAGGTCCGTTCCTGAGCAACAACCAGGCGCTGCGCCATTCGACCCTTACTCGATCAGTGCTGTCAATGGCATGAGCCCCACAGGTGCACTCAGCTCTCTCAACGGACTTGCTGCAATGAATGGTGCTGGGTTTGTCCAGGATCCCCTGCTGCCCCTCACTCAGCAACAGCTCCAATATCAAGCTTACCTAGCTGCCCAATCCCGGGGCGTGTCTCCCGCTGGCCTTTATCCTACTCTGGGTAACCCCAGCTTTGGCTATCCAGCCGGAACACCGTCCTTGGACAGTCTTCGGCAGTCTGCTCCTATGCCTGGAACACCCACTCAATTGCTGAACCAGCAAGCCTTTGCTCCCCAGCAGTTCAGCCCTGTTATGGGCACGCCCCAGATTTATCAGTATCCTCCTCAATTCTATTCACAAACACCTCAGGCCCCTGGACAGTCGGCTGGGGGACGCCGCGGACGT CGTTGA